One Microtus ochrogaster isolate Prairie Vole_2 unplaced genomic scaffold, MicOch1.0 UNK26, whole genome shotgun sequence genomic region harbors:
- the Ypel5 gene encoding protein yippee-like 5 has product MGRIFLDHIGGTRLFSCANCDTILTNRSELISTRFTGATGRAFLFNKVVNLQYSEVQDRVMLTGRHMVRDVSCKNCNSKLGWIYEFATEDSQRYKEGRVILERALVRESEGFEEHVPSDNS; this is encoded by the exons ATGGGCAGAATCTTCCTTGATCATATCGGTGGTACCCGTCTGTTTTCTTGTGCAAACTGTGATACGATCCTTACCAACCGCTCAGAACTCATCTCTACTCGGTTCACAGGCGCCACCGGTAGAGCGTTTCTTTTTAACAAG gtagtTAACTTGCAGTACAGTGAAGTTCAAGATCGGGTCATGCTCACTGGCCGCCACATGGTTCGAGATGTGAGCTGCAAAAACTGCAATAGCAAACTGGGATGGATCTATGAGTTTGCTACTGAAGACAGCCAGCGTTATAAGGAAGGCCGTGTGATCCTGGAACGTGCACTAGTTCGAGAGAGTGAAGGCTTTGAGGAGCATGTACCATCTGATAACTcttga